Within Cucumis melo cultivar AY chromosome 4, USDA_Cmelo_AY_1.0, whole genome shotgun sequence, the genomic segment TCAATAAGTCTAAAATTTGGTCTCGATAGCTATTGATGATTTTCTAAAAaccatttattatttattagcatcttcattataaattataaaaaaaacatattcgcatattgaatatttgataGTAGAATAACTAAAActagtatttttaaaaatcatcaTACAAATTGTGTACCACTTTATCCTAATAATCATACTTGGGAATTGAATactaaaagatatatattgatAAAAGCACATAATGCTTAACAGATTAACATAATACAACGGCATTACACGTGCAAATTTAGTTGTTCCGACTCTTTCTATTAATCAAATTGGGAAAAAAACGAAGTGTTTGGGGTGGGAGGCACTTACGGGCTGAGGAGGCGAGAGTCTTGCCACATTGTGCAGTTTGACAACATACGCAGTTTCAAAGTGGGACACATCTTTATGTGCCTTAACCTACATGACCACCCATTATCACCATAAAATTAATAATCTCCgctatttatatttaaattgtGGCAGCTGAACCTATAAGGTAACACATACATCATTGTATAGCTTGGAGGCTGTAATTGGCTGGATGAAACTCGTGTACCTGACACATTCCACCAACCAACTCTGTAAGTAAAAGTTGGTGCCACAAATAGCATCcaaatatattgaaaactaaattttaaaacGTGAAACTCATTATAATGGCCCATTAGCCACCCACCCATGAAAGAAACCTGAAGGCTATTATGAAAACGTTCGAACTTGAACTGATGTTTTAAGCATTAATGCGTAGCCAACTAAGTTCAAGACCTTCATGAAAAGACACCAAAACAAAGAAAGATCACTTACGAAGAAGGTATCGAAATGCCATCCTGTTTTAAAAATCTTTGGGCCCCATCAAGACACTCGGGAGATAGTTCGTTGTCACCAAAAGAACCCAGCAACTCACTGACCTAAAAATACAGAAGATGTGAGGAAGATATTAACAAGTGTAGCGCAGGAGACAAACGATTGATCACAAAAGATACTTACGTACCAAAATGTCAGCCTTCTCTGAAGCATCCCAGTAACGCATGTCGCAAGAAATTATGGTAACAATCCTTTCCCAACCTTCCATTTTCACCAAACTCTGaagggaaggaaaaaaaaaagatcaaacaCAGAGTCATATTCCCATGACCACAAGAGAGATGATTATGTTAAAGAAAACCATGAACCAAGCACGCATGAAGCATAATGATAATCATAAACCAGAGCATCATAAATCAAATGGAAACAAATTAAAGGTGGAAAACATTTTTTATAGAGCATCCTTAAGATCAGTGGGCCTAGAGATAGCAACCCAATAGGGGAGCCAAATCCATCGCCTAGTGGATATCCTCCTAGATGAGCAGACTTCATATGGGAAATGTATTTGGACTCTAGACGTAATTCCTCAAAGTCTAATTAGGATTTGCTAGAATGATCAGTTGGCAGCTTCCAAGAGTCCAAGAGGTcgaaatattatataataagcTAAACATAATTAAAGGCAGATATCCACAAGATTCTGATTAAGTGACATGTTCTTTGCTCGGAAAGCTTAAGTTTACCCTTCCACCAGAGGGGGGGAGACTGCCAACATTTATTAAGAGCAAGCTTGTTTGTAAACCACCAAACACAtagcatttttctattaaaaacaAGGTCGATATTTGATCCTGGATCCATATAGCTTACTATCAATTTACTCTAATAAAGAACAGAATTAGCGTAGAATCTCACATGAAGAGTGACAACTGCATTGGGATTTTTCTCCACTGCATATACTTTCAGTTTGCGACCCGTTTCTTCTCCAGCCTACAGATTATTCACAgtttagaagaagaaacaagaaaGTTAAAGATAAACTAGTTCTCGAAGAGAGGAAAGGAACCTGCAATGCAGCCCTAACAAGAGGTCCACGTCCTGCACCTACAACCATCAATACCTTtccacaaaaaataaaaaatattaaaggcTATTAGTAACCTTCAAGTCTCAACTCTTattaaaaaaccaaaagatAAGGCCAAATCAAATTACTCTACTTTTCTACAAATTATGAAAACAGAAAAGCTGGAGGCTACTCACTGTCGTTATTGAAGATGCATTCTCATCTGCCACCCTGTCTTTTAAAGCTTTAACTATTGCACGTTGGTACTAAGATAATGTAGGCAAAGAGTTAAGACAAAATACAAAgtaataaaaacaataacaCTGCATCTATAATCCTAGCCATTGACCACATCTCCATTCTCAACCCACGGGAAGAAATGTAAAAGTACCAACTATAACCTTAATGAACATATAGTATACTAGAACTCAAgatagatttaattttaaaaaatgttaattcAACAATCACCATATCAAGGTTTGAcaacaatttctttttcttttgatatcCATGAGTTATTGAGTCAACTAATGCACACCTCAACTTATCTCAAGGGACAACCCACCTAACACTACAACATTTGGGTGTTAAGAAACTCGTAGGGTATTAATTCCTAAGTATGTGACCACCATAGATTGAACTCATGGCTTCTTGACCCTTTGTTGAGACAATAATGGCAAGCCAACCCATAATGGCAACTACAAGCATTCTACGGTTGTGCATATATTTAAACATGTTTATAAGTAGTAGATGTTTTCTTTGTTTCACATGAATTGCAGAATAAAATGTGCATTAAATAGTCTCACGGAAAGCCCCATGAAATGAAGCAACTTGATTACCCAAAATCAATCATCATTACAAGTAAAAATTAATGATAGTAATAAAATGAAGGATTAGATAAATTGATTTGGCCATGTCATGACTCATTACAAGATTGCAATGCCCTAAAGGAAAACAAGAAATTAAGTAGCATATAGAAGAATTATGAATTCTATGAACAGACAATCTGACAAATTAAAAACTAGTTACAAGAGAAAGGAAATTAGTTGAGATCAATACCTGAATGTACTTGACTCTATCTTTCTCAAAAGTTTCATACGTTTGAGACTCTAGGTTATCCATAAGAGGCTGAAATAAAATCAGAAAGATTTGCAACAAATTAATCACAACATTAACATTAAATGTAACAACAAACTGTAAATGTCAGGAGCAAGCAACGATTGGTGATTCAGCACATATTATGAAGTCCAGCAAACCTTACTTGGAGAGGGGCCTGTAAGAAGTCTCTGTATCCCAGCTGAAATGAGGGAGAAATGGGTGTCAAAGAAAATAAACTAATTGGAAGGTGAAAACAAGCTGAACTACCATGTGATTTTGTTTGAGGGCAACCAATTTACAAATTAGTAAGAATGTTCGTTTGTGTCTAAGAGAAAGAGAGACAGACGAACAGCAAGTAAAAGCTACCTCAATTCGTTCTTGCTCAGGAAGTGGGTCCATTCTCTGGTAAAGAAAAGCAATATAATCTAAATAGCACCTCAATGGATGAGATTGTGCCCCTAGAcattagaagaaagaaaaaaacaatcaGACCATATGGACCATGAACAACAACACGCATTCATCTTCGCCTAGGTGAAAGATAAATGTAAAGCAAGTAAAAGCATGAACAAAATGACATGTATACCATCAGAAGAATTTTTGTTCAAACCAGAAGGCAAATCTGCAGATCCCTTTGAAACGTTGTGCAATGGTTTCCCAGATAAAACTACCTGAAGAGGACAGACAAACCAATGTTAACTAACAAACTATGCAGCCAATGTAAAAAATACTGTACTAGAAAAATACTTCTACAAAGCTATATTGGTACTAACGAAAAGCAAAGTGCAGTGAAGCTCTTGGAATACTAAATGGAATGAAATCAGATAGTGTAATGATGGAAGAGTCAGAAGATACCTGTATCGAATGATTGAAAAGTCCAGTAATCAACTTCTGGTGCCGCTTTGACAGGCATGGGTAACCCCGTGAATTTGTCAAGAAACACTGAGAAAATAGATGAAGAGCCTTTTTCACAATCCAGGAAATCTAAGGTATTGGTTTAACCTTGAGAAAATAATCGATATAATTACATCAGTACTAAAAATGGCCGCTCTGACAGACTCCCCAAACCATCTTCCAAGCGCATTTGGTGAAGGCAACGTACTCCTAACAGTCAGAAAATGCCAATTTCAACATCATAAGAAAAATAGTAACTCAAGTATCCAAAACAATCCACCACAAATTTGAGCACCTACAAAACGTCAATTGCAATTGATAACTGACTGTGGTGCTCACAAAGCAGACGAAATGAGTTCCACAAATCCCAAGAATCAACCTGCCACGAATGATTGAGATATTAGCAATGTTTACGTGAACATCAAAAACACACAAgcatgaaagaaaaaataattccTCACCTGAGGAAATCATGAATACACTGATACTTTCTTATGGAAAAATGGAAATAAACGCTTATATTTTTGCCCTTTAATCAATCACTTGTCAGAAAATGCAGAAAAACTAGTTTGTGCTTAACACCACCCCGTATCCCCAAGCATAGAACCTAATCTTGTATGAAATCAAATCCCTTTCCCATCAAGAGTGCATCCCAGGAAAGATGCAAGCATAATTCAAACACTCATACCAAATGATCAGACTTCACATCTGTAGAATCATCGTCAACCTTCACCAGAGGTATCCTGAGCCACAACTATAGAAAAATATAgattagaacaattttaaaaccTTGGTAAAATCATAGAGAAGTAAGAAAGGTATTGTTTGTTCAATGTAGAATAAGAGTATTACCTGCATATTATTAAGGCCCTGTAAAATCTGATGAACACACCGAGCATAATTAGCATATGATGTTCCTTTAGGTGCTGGAAGAAGGCATGCCTGCAGTAAATCAGCTCTTAACTGTTTAGATGGATGTTTAATGATTTTTAATGCACCTCCTGCATTGAGAAATTAGACAGCTAACAGACATTAAATGCTTTAAAGATGATAGAGttaagaaagaaacaaaagcaTATGACGAAGACACTACTGGGCATATGAAGATAAAACAGAAGTATGAGGACTGTGACCcctataaatttattttgaagcAAACTCTTCTGTAAGAAATTAAATTGGACTGCCAGAGTAGAACAATATACACCTGCAAAGAGAGATGAGAAGCCCATGCAATCTCTTGCTTTAGAGTTGTCTCAGAATCAATTCGTAGAGTCTCATCTTCAGAATCTAAGTCAATCCAAGAACTGATTTTGCCtgacataaaaaaataaattaataaagcATTATGAATATATCTATACTATGCAGAAATAAGGTTAATAGAGCAGAATGTAACCaggaaaatgaataataattttTCATAAGAGAATACCAACAACGTGGCTGCTCCACTGAGCTGGGCTTAAAATCAAGTCTGATCCAGCAAATGGGAGAACAGCAGAACCACCATTCTCTTTCTGCATCAAACTCGGTCGATAGGATGGATCCATCTGATGCAACATTTAACCAAAAACCTATTTTATGAAATTATGCAAACTAAATATCCTCGCAAGCCATATCTACGCTTCATATTTGACAATCCATATACTTGAGAAGTCATCCCAACAATTAGTTAAAAACCACTCATCAAAATGTATTTAACAGCCCAAGTGTGAAAACTGCATGGTTTGTGTTCACTGCACGGACCATTAATAAATATTGTTTTAGGTGAGCTTACTGACCATTCACACAAAAAAAGTCAGCTACGAGCTGATGTGTGACTAGCTAATTGGCCACCAAAAGTACAGGTGAGGAGTATCAAGCAAACTACAATGATGGATGGATCATTTTCTAATGAATATAACAAAACTATAAATCCAAATATCTACAGCCTAACGTTTGGCATGCAGAAAATTTTACTGTTCCACAGCTACATGATAATTCAACCTCTATGTCATAGCAGTAAATAGAGGTAAAGAAGAACAATCAAGGAAATGGCATCGGTTATCAAACACATATCAAATATAGGTGATAGGTGATCCACTTATGAAACGTATCAAATATAATATCCTTCTTATATTATTGAAGCAGATGATTACTGCTATACATTCAGCCCTACAATTAAACATGATTTGAGACATGTACTTTGACAGCCTTGAAGTGAAACGCTACACGATTTACCTTCACTATAAAGACTGTCAAACAACGTTGCTTTAGGTGAGCCTACTGACCATTCACACAGAAGAAACAGCTACTAAGCCGATGTGTGACTGGCTAATTAGCCACCAGAATAACAATAAACAATGCAAAACAACAAAACGGAAATTCAACAATCGTTCTCCGTCTCTTTCAAGGAAGCAGACAAACAGCGCTCTTCTTGGCCAcgaagagataaaaaaaacaatcGTCGAACATCACTTCTCAGGTAGTTAATGTAAGAACATCATTTCCAGCAGTAAAAAACGATataaaaacataacaaaaatgGAAGAGTACAAACCAGATGAGTGACAAGAAAAAATGTAAAACAACAAGACGGAAATTCAACGATCGTCCTCCGTTTCTTTCAAGCAAACAGAGCAACAAATAGCACTCTTCTTAGCCacgaaaaggaaaaaaaaaaaaaaaaacaatcgtCGAACGTCATTTCTCATGTAGTTAAGGTAAGAACGTCATTTCCAGCAGTAAAAATCGaaataaaaatagaacaaaaatgGAAGAATACAAACCAGAGGAGCGACAACAAAATCAAAACCAGCAGAAGAAAGATTCGAGAGAAGAAGCTGAGGCACGTCGTCATCAAATTCGGTCTCGACGCCACAATATCGAGACTCGCTCTTGTCACCGGCCCTATCTCCGAGCGGCATTGGCTTGGAACAGTGAGGTACTGAGGATGAAGAAGCAGAAACAGGgagagaaaagagagagagaaagagggtTTTTGGTAGGGTTTTTAATGGAAGTTTGACTCAATCGAGACTTGTGAGAGCGtataaataataacaacaaaagCTAGGGTTTTGAGTGATAAAAGGCCCAATAGATTTGATTGGTTGAATATACATGGAACCCATGAAACGACATGTCGACTGCTCAATGTAAAGTGATCCAATATTCTTTATCCTTTTTTCGCATCGGTATATATAATAGGGTAATACCAATACTCGGGTGCATCGTGTGTATCACTCATCTTTATTTATCGGTTCCCATCGCtcgtattaaaatattttaaaagaaaacataaataaaatttaccaTATGACATTCTAATTAGAAAATTTTGTGGAATGATATTTGAGATGTATTTAAGTATTTTTCTATATAATAAATTGAGCAATTCATTATCGTGCCAAACGATAATGGAATTGtattttgatgatttgagctAGTACGACAAGTTgattagaaaaatagaaatggaagtTTGAATACTAGATCACATGTACATACAATAAAGGTTGATTATTTCGAATATGTCTTAAAAACAACCTCTTGTTGGTCAATGGTAAGTTTCACAATAGTGTGACTTCAGTTGTtgctccttttttttttttttttttttttgcatccCAAATGTCTCATTTCACATTATTAGAGGTAGTTGTTGGTTTGTTGTATACTGATTATCACCCTCTCGTATGGAACTTATACTGCATTGTGAACATTTATCTATTT encodes:
- the LOC103503776 gene encoding protein arginine N-methyltransferase 1.5 isoform X3 is translated as MGFSSLFAGGALKIIKHPSKQLRADLLQACLLPAPKGTSYANYARCVHQILQGLNNMQLWLRIPLVKVDDDSTDVKSDHLVDSWDLWNSFRLLCEHHSQLSIAIDVLSTLPSPNALGRWFGESVRAAIFSTDCFLTNSRGYPCLSKRHQKLITGLFNHSIQVVLSGKPLHNVSKGSADLPSGLNKNSSDGAQSHPLRCYLDYIAFLYQRMDPLPEQERIELGYRDFLQAPLQPLMDNLESQTYETFEKDRVKYIQYQRAIVKALKDRVADENASSITTVLMVVGAGRGPLVRAALQAGEETGRKLKVYAVEKNPNAVVTLHSLVKMEGWERIVTIISCDMRYWDASEKADILVSELLGSFGDNELSPECLDGAQRFLKQDGISIPSSYTSFIQPITASKLYNDVKAHKDVSHFETAYVVKLHNVARLSPPQPVFTFTHPNWTPDGSNQRYKKLAFEIPNDTGAALVHGFAGYFDATLYGDVHLGIEPSTATPNMFSWFAIFFPLRTPICVRPGSPVEVHFWRCCSPHKVWYEWCVTSPSQSPLHNCNGRSYWVGL
- the LOC103503776 gene encoding protein arginine N-methyltransferase 1.5 isoform X1, with amino-acid sequence MPLGDRAGDKSESRYCGVETEFDDDVPQLLLSNLSSAGFDFVVAPLMDPSYRPSLMQKENGGSAVLPFAGSDLILSPAQWSSHVVGKISSWIDLDSEDETLRIDSETTLKQEIAWASHLSLQACLLPAPKGTSYANYARCVHQILQGLNNMQLWLRIPLVKVDDDSTDVKSDHLVDSWDLWNSFRLLCEHHSQLSIAIDVLSTLPSPNALGRWFGESVRAAIFSTDCFLTNSRGYPCLSKRHQKLITGLFNHSIQVVLSGKPLHNVSKGSADLPSGLNKNSSDGAQSHPLRCYLDYIAFLYQRMDPLPEQERIELGYRDFLQAPLQPLMDNLESQTYETFEKDRVKYIQYQRAIVKALKDRVADENASSITTVLMVVGAGRGPLVRAALQAGEETGRKLKVYAVEKNPNAVVTLHSLVKMEGWERIVTIISCDMRYWDASEKADILVSELLGSFGDNELSPECLDGAQRFLKQDGISIPSSYTSFIQPITASKLYNDVKAHKDVSHFETAYVVKLHNVARLSPPQPVFTFTHPNWTPDGSNQRYKKLAFEIPNDTGAALVHGFAGYFDATLYGDVHLGIEPSTATPNMFSWFAIFFPLRTPICVRPGSPVEVHFWRCCSPHKVWYEWCVTSPSQSPLHNCNGRSYWVGL
- the LOC103503776 gene encoding protein arginine N-methyltransferase 1.5 isoform X2; protein product: MPLGDRAGDKSESRYCGVETEFDDDVPQLLLSNLSSAGFDFVVAPLMDPSYRPSLMQKENGGSAVLPFAGSDLILSPAQWSSHVVGKISSWIDLDSEDETLRIDSETTLKQEIAWASHLSLQACLLPAPKGTSYANYARCVHQILQGLNNMQLWLRIPLVKVDDDSTDVKSDHLVDSWDLWNSFRLLCEHHSQLSIAIDVLSTLPSPNALGRWFGESVRAAIFSTDCFLTNSRGYPCLSKRHQKLITGLFNHSIQVVLSGKPLHNVSKGSADLPSGAQSHPLRCYLDYIAFLYQRMDPLPEQERIELGYRDFLQAPLQPLMDNLESQTYETFEKDRVKYIQYQRAIVKALKDRVADENASSITTVLMVVGAGRGPLVRAALQAGEETGRKLKVYAVEKNPNAVVTLHSLVKMEGWERIVTIISCDMRYWDASEKADILVSELLGSFGDNELSPECLDGAQRFLKQDGISIPSSYTSFIQPITASKLYNDVKAHKDVSHFETAYVVKLHNVARLSPPQPVFTFTHPNWTPDGSNQRYKKLAFEIPNDTGAALVHGFAGYFDATLYGDVHLGIEPSTATPNMFSWFAIFFPLRTPICVRPGSPVEVHFWRCCSPHKVWYEWCVTSPSQSPLHNCNGRSYWVGL